The Sediminispirochaeta smaragdinae DSM 11293 genome has a segment encoding these proteins:
- a CDS encoding sugar ABC transporter ATP-binding protein, whose amino-acid sequence MNTTPLLELRSITKDFFGNQVLTDVSFNLERGEILGLVGENGAGKTTLMKIIFGMGVIRETGGYGGKILLEGEEVSFQSPFDALKAGIGMVHQEFSLIPGFSATENILLNRESTRYNFLVEIFNDRMRTLDREDMQKRALEAIRLLGIDLDENMPVSEMPVGHKQFTEIARELARKQIKLLVLDEPTAVLTESEAEILISAVRNLAKRGISVIFISHRLDEIIALCDKVVILRDGEIVEEKHVTETSVEQIAEAMVGRSLEGYAPVPRESELKEEAVLEVAHLWVDMPGETVRDVSFSVRSGEIFGIGGLAGQGKLGIPNGIMGLYKAGGIVTFEGKQVLLNDPNAALMAGMSFVSEDRRGVGLLLEEPLDWNIAFTAMQTQDRFIKPILGGLIKWRDDKAIEELAQEYIDSLQIRCTGPWQHAVELSGGNQQKVCLAKAFAVKPKLLFVSEPTRGIDVGAKKLVLDTIRRYNRENGITVIMVSSELEELRSLCDRIAIVDEGRIGGIKPATEKSTEFGLMMVGRSRRAQAEV is encoded by the coding sequence ATGAACACTACGCCGCTTCTTGAGCTGCGCTCGATAACGAAAGACTTTTTCGGTAACCAAGTGCTCACCGATGTCAGCTTCAATCTTGAAAGGGGAGAAATCCTCGGGCTGGTCGGAGAAAACGGGGCAGGAAAAACCACATTAATGAAGATTATCTTCGGAATGGGTGTCATCCGTGAAACCGGTGGCTACGGTGGGAAAATACTTCTTGAAGGTGAAGAGGTTTCCTTCCAGAGCCCTTTTGACGCCCTCAAGGCGGGAATTGGTATGGTACACCAGGAGTTCAGCCTCATTCCCGGCTTCAGTGCAACGGAAAACATTCTGCTTAATCGAGAATCAACTCGATACAACTTTCTTGTTGAAATTTTCAACGACAGGATGAGAACTCTGGACAGAGAGGATATGCAAAAACGGGCACTGGAAGCTATTAGGCTTCTCGGAATAGACCTCGACGAAAATATGCCTGTGAGCGAAATGCCTGTCGGACACAAACAATTTACCGAAATCGCCAGAGAACTCGCACGTAAACAGATCAAACTTCTGGTACTTGACGAGCCTACGGCTGTCCTCACCGAATCGGAGGCCGAAATTCTGATCTCGGCGGTACGCAACCTTGCAAAGCGAGGGATTTCAGTCATCTTCATCAGCCACCGGCTGGATGAAATCATCGCCCTTTGTGATAAAGTCGTGATTCTGCGGGACGGAGAAATCGTAGAAGAAAAACATGTAACAGAAACAAGTGTTGAACAGATTGCCGAGGCAATGGTAGGCAGAAGTCTCGAAGGTTATGCACCGGTGCCGAGGGAGTCGGAACTCAAGGAAGAAGCGGTCCTGGAGGTGGCGCACCTCTGGGTCGACATGCCGGGAGAAACGGTCCGGGATGTGAGCTTTTCGGTACGAAGCGGTGAAATATTCGGAATAGGAGGCCTGGCAGGTCAGGGGAAACTCGGTATTCCGAACGGAATCATGGGCCTCTACAAGGCCGGCGGTATCGTTACATTCGAAGGGAAGCAGGTCCTTCTCAACGATCCCAATGCGGCTTTAATGGCGGGGATGAGCTTCGTCAGTGAAGACAGACGAGGAGTAGGCTTACTTCTCGAAGAGCCGCTGGACTGGAATATTGCCTTTACGGCAATGCAGACCCAGGATCGCTTCATCAAACCGATCCTGGGCGGTCTCATAAAATGGCGCGACGACAAGGCAATCGAAGAGCTTGCCCAGGAATACATAGACTCACTCCAGATTCGCTGTACAGGCCCATGGCAACATGCGGTGGAATTATCCGGCGGGAATCAACAAAAAGTCTGCCTTGCAAAGGCCTTTGCAGTGAAACCGAAGCTGCTTTTTGTATCCGAACCCACCAGAGGCATCGATGTCGGAGCAAAAAAACTGGTTCTCGATACCATCCGCCGCTACAACAGGGAAAACGGAATAACCGTTATCATGGTATCTTCGGAGCTCGAAGAGCTTCGGAGCCTCTGCGATCGTATTGCCATTGTCGATGAAGGACGGATCGGAGGAATCAAGCCGGCTACCGAGAAATCGACAGAGTTTGGGCTGATGATGGTCGGCCGCAGTCGACGCGCACAAGCCGAGGTATAG
- a CDS encoding 4Fe-4S binding protein: MKQVKRRKKTLRTFVQIFFFIVIALITVNHALEEKGMATIPLFASASTHAVCPFGGVVTLGQLFTSGTFISKIHESSIVLMIAAFLIAILFGPAFCGWVCPFGTVQEFVGKIGKKIFGNRYNRILSPKIDRPLRFLRYVVLLWVLYSTTVTGKLIFADYDPYYALFNFWSGEVAISGIVILFIILLLSLLVERPFCKYACPYGALLGLFNLVRIFGIRRRDSSCINCKACDKACPMNITVSTAEKVRNHQCISCLKCTSEAACPVPRTVEFAGGGKEA, from the coding sequence ATGAAGCAGGTAAAAAGGAGAAAAAAGACTCTTCGGACATTCGTCCAAATCTTTTTCTTTATTGTGATTGCACTTATTACTGTTAATCATGCTCTTGAAGAGAAAGGGATGGCCACCATCCCGCTGTTTGCCTCGGCATCCACCCATGCGGTTTGTCCGTTTGGCGGGGTAGTTACCCTGGGCCAGCTTTTCACAAGCGGAACCTTTATCTCAAAGATCCATGAGTCGTCGATCGTACTGATGATCGCAGCCTTTCTCATCGCCATTCTTTTCGGACCCGCTTTTTGCGGATGGGTCTGTCCCTTCGGAACCGTTCAAGAGTTCGTGGGAAAGATAGGAAAGAAGATCTTTGGGAATAGGTACAACAGGATCCTTTCTCCAAAAATCGATCGGCCCCTTCGTTTCCTTCGCTATGTTGTTCTTCTCTGGGTTCTCTATAGTACAACAGTGACAGGTAAACTGATATTTGCCGATTATGATCCCTACTATGCACTTTTTAATTTCTGGAGCGGAGAAGTCGCCATAAGCGGAATAGTCATTCTATTCATTATTTTGCTGCTTTCGCTTTTGGTAGAACGCCCCTTCTGCAAGTACGCCTGCCCCTATGGAGCACTCCTGGGCCTCTTCAACCTTGTAAGGATCTTCGGGATACGGCGGCGCGATTCAAGCTGCATCAACTGTAAGGCCTGCGATAAGGCCTGCCCCATGAACATCACCGTCTCAACGGCAGAAAAGGTACGCAACCATCAGTGCATCAGCTGTCTGAAATGCACAAGCGAGGCAGCCTGCCCGGTTCCCCGGACGGTAGAATTTGCAGGAGGAGGGAAAGAGGCATGA
- a CDS encoding aspartate aminotransferase family protein, with the protein MAHINTDKNSEYLGPEKIIELKQKYLIPCSYHFYRRPPQIVRASGTKVYDSTGKVYTDFFAGVSVMSCGHCNPQINNRVIQQLNTLQHTTSIYLTQPVVELARRLAEILPGTICRSFFCNSGSEANESALLAARLFTQKRKFIAMEGSLHGRTFLTTGVTAIPMWRTDPFVDEVPVSFASDESAVMELLLNEGPETAALIVEPIQGNGGIRPLPPSFFDRIAAELKRQKVLLISDEIQSGFGRSGKMFAIEHYPVEPDMITGAKALGNGFPIGFFAARPDIAAAFTKPSASTLGGNPVSCTAGLAVLDFIKSEKLVSRAAEYGDLLMSELRQVAKAAPFLNAPRGLGLMVGMEVGAYQGKAAPDITDEILEAMKEKGFLIGKNGVNRNVLAFQPPLIIEKAEITAMADALGQTASHILG; encoded by the coding sequence ATGGCGCATATCAATACTGACAAAAACAGTGAGTACCTTGGTCCGGAAAAGATTATCGAGTTGAAGCAAAAATACTTGATTCCCTGTTCCTATCATTTCTACCGAAGGCCGCCCCAAATCGTGCGGGCCTCAGGGACCAAGGTCTACGACAGCACCGGGAAGGTTTACACCGATTTTTTTGCCGGGGTTTCGGTCATGAGCTGCGGACACTGCAACCCGCAGATCAACAATCGTGTTATACAGCAGCTGAACACCCTTCAGCATACCACCTCCATCTACCTTACCCAGCCGGTTGTCGAGCTTGCCCGCCGTCTCGCAGAAATACTCCCGGGAACCATATGTCGAAGCTTTTTCTGCAATTCCGGATCCGAGGCCAACGAAAGCGCCCTGCTGGCAGCGCGATTGTTTACCCAAAAACGAAAATTCATCGCCATGGAGGGATCGCTTCACGGTCGTACCTTTCTCACAACAGGGGTAACGGCAATCCCCATGTGGAGAACCGATCCCTTTGTAGACGAGGTTCCTGTCAGCTTCGCCTCAGATGAGTCGGCGGTGATGGAACTGCTCCTCAATGAGGGACCGGAAACGGCCGCCCTAATCGTCGAACCCATTCAGGGCAACGGAGGGATCAGACCGCTTCCCCCATCCTTTTTCGATCGCATAGCTGCCGAACTGAAACGGCAGAAGGTACTTCTGATCAGCGACGAGATTCAAAGCGGCTTTGGAAGGAGCGGCAAGATGTTTGCCATAGAGCACTACCCGGTGGAGCCGGACATGATTACCGGAGCCAAGGCCCTCGGTAACGGCTTTCCCATTGGCTTCTTCGCTGCAAGGCCGGACATTGCCGCCGCCTTTACAAAGCCCTCGGCATCCACCCTCGGAGGAAATCCCGTATCATGTACAGCCGGTCTTGCCGTACTCGATTTCATCAAATCGGAAAAGCTTGTGTCCCGGGCAGCGGAATACGGAGACCTGCTCATGTCGGAACTTCGTCAGGTGGCAAAGGCCGCCCCCTTTCTGAACGCCCCAAGGGGATTGGGCCTGATGGTAGGCATGGAGGTAGGGGCTTATCAAGGCAAAGCCGCCCCTGATATAACCGACGAGATCCTTGAAGCAATGAAGGAAAAGGGGTTCCTCATCGGCAAGAACGGAGTCAACAGAAACGTGCTTGCCTTCCAGCCTCCATTGATTATTGAAAAAGCAGAAATAACGGCAATGGCCGACGCCTTGGGGCAAACAGCCTCTCATATCCTCGGTTGA
- a CDS encoding DUF2202 domain-containing protein yields the protein MKQLSSNFAGILLCITIMLFPPILHAQRGGPPQEALPLSQILETIEPASLSQSEREGILLMHEEEKLAHDLYEALYEAWNIPIFANIAKSEASHMEWVKLLITRYALEEPGSEAPGEFDNKHLKQLYEELLDEGTLSLASAFEVGATVEDLDIFDLERLLQESDNKDIKIVYQNLNKGSRNHLRSFNAQLHQIGKRYIPKHIDQQLFRAIIESENERGVVSEPNFMFPR from the coding sequence ATGAAACAGCTATCATCAAACTTTGCAGGAATTCTACTGTGCATCACCATCATGCTATTCCCACCGATTCTCCACGCACAACGAGGAGGCCCCCCCCAAGAGGCGCTCCCGCTTTCGCAAATTCTCGAAACGATTGAACCTGCATCTTTGAGTCAGTCGGAGAGAGAGGGGATTCTGCTGATGCACGAGGAGGAGAAGCTGGCACATGATCTTTACGAGGCCCTGTATGAAGCATGGAATATCCCCATCTTTGCAAATATCGCCAAAAGCGAGGCAAGCCATATGGAATGGGTGAAACTGCTTATCACACGCTACGCTCTTGAGGAGCCCGGCTCTGAGGCACCGGGAGAATTCGACAACAAGCATCTCAAACAGCTTTATGAGGAATTGCTCGATGAAGGAACGCTCTCTCTCGCCTCTGCATTTGAGGTCGGTGCCACCGTCGAGGATCTTGATATCTTTGATCTTGAACGACTGCTTCAGGAGAGTGATAACAAAGACATCAAGATAGTCTATCAGAATCTCAACAAGGGAAGCCGTAACCACCTAAGAAGCTTCAACGCCCAACTTCATCAAATAGGCAAACGGTATATTCCTAAACACATCGACCAGCAGCTTTTCCGTGCTATTATAGAAAGCGAAAACGAACGAGGAGTAGTGAGCGAACCCAACTTTATGTTCCCACGATGA
- a CDS encoding DUF6672 family protein: MIKRKLLVRSVGFIIVVLIAVLLYINGKGYTLLLDNKDMEIDGISYQALEMVTVQIDHHEPVELYPRDRDMVLVPGKGHKATVTIYDKQYNEIAAKKLSFHIKGKGEMFLLSFPALAQDAERWVIPFTPPSPQ, encoded by the coding sequence GTGATAAAACGAAAACTTCTCGTCCGCTCGGTGGGGTTCATCATAGTCGTACTTATTGCCGTTTTGCTGTATATAAACGGCAAAGGCTACACCCTCCTGCTCGATAATAAAGATATGGAGATTGACGGTATCAGCTATCAGGCACTGGAGATGGTAACGGTCCAGATAGACCATCACGAGCCTGTCGAGCTTTATCCCCGGGATCGTGATATGGTTCTTGTTCCGGGGAAAGGTCATAAGGCGACGGTTACCATCTACGATAAGCAGTACAATGAAATAGCCGCTAAAAAGCTCAGTTTTCATATCAAGGGGAAAGGAGAGATGTTTCTGCTCTCCTTCCCGGCTCTGGCTCAGGACGCCGAACGGTGGGTTATCCCCTTTACTCCACCCTCGCCACAGTAA
- a CDS encoding ABC transporter permease subunit, whose amino-acid sequence MESIRTFIERVGWPRIIIAIFLFTLFIAAPFVEVKVSTSISDTLIRFGMNGVMVLAMVPMVQSGCGLNFGLPLGIISGLLGAVLTIELGITGFPAFLTAIAITTPFALLFGFGYGKLLNRVKGNEMVIATYVGFSSVAFMCIMWLLLPLKSPTMVWGYGGEGLRTTISTEGFYLHVLNDFLAVHIGKDFSFPTGMILFLAVICLFVWAFFHTKTGTAMTAVGSNPDYARAAGISVDKMRTISVMMSTWLGGVGILVYQQSFGFIQLYMGPFYMAFPAVAAILIGGASVHKASIYNVLIGTFLFQGILTMTPSVMNSIINTDMSEVIRIIVSNGMILYALTRVTRSGSRG is encoded by the coding sequence ATGGAATCGATACGAACATTTATAGAGCGGGTCGGATGGCCACGCATCATTATTGCAATCTTTTTGTTTACCCTTTTTATTGCCGCTCCCTTTGTAGAGGTCAAGGTTTCGACCTCCATCAGCGACACGCTGATCCGTTTCGGCATGAACGGGGTTATGGTTCTCGCCATGGTTCCCATGGTACAGTCGGGCTGCGGCCTCAACTTCGGCCTTCCTTTAGGAATTATCAGCGGCCTACTCGGTGCGGTCCTCACCATCGAGCTCGGGATAACAGGGTTTCCCGCTTTTCTGACGGCTATAGCCATTACAACCCCCTTTGCCTTGCTTTTCGGTTTTGGATATGGAAAACTCCTCAACCGCGTTAAGGGGAACGAAATGGTTATCGCCACCTACGTCGGCTTCTCCTCGGTCGCATTTATGTGCATAATGTGGCTTCTTTTGCCGCTCAAAAGTCCCACCATGGTGTGGGGCTACGGAGGAGAAGGCCTTCGAACCACCATCAGCACTGAGGGATTCTACCTTCACGTTCTCAACGACTTCCTTGCCGTTCATATCGGAAAGGACTTTTCTTTTCCCACAGGCATGATCCTCTTCCTTGCCGTAATATGTCTTTTCGTCTGGGCCTTTTTTCATACAAAGACCGGTACCGCGATGACAGCCGTCGGTTCCAATCCCGATTATGCACGGGCGGCCGGCATCAGCGTGGATAAAATGCGAACCATAAGCGTCATGATGTCCACCTGGCTCGGAGGCGTCGGCATCCTGGTTTATCAGCAAAGCTTCGGATTCATTCAGCTCTACATGGGCCCCTTCTATATGGCATTTCCGGCTGTGGCCGCCATCCTCATCGGTGGAGCCAGCGTCCATAAGGCATCCATCTACAATGTATTGATCGGAACCTTTCTCTTTCAGGGGATACTCACCATGACGCCGTCGGTCATGAACAGTATCATCAACACCGATATGTCCGAGGTGATCAGGATCATCGTATCAAACGGTATGATCCTCTACGCTCTCACCAGGGTCACTCGAAGCGGAAGCAGGGGGTAG
- a CDS encoding U32 family peptidase, which produces MSRVYNNKQIELLAPAGTFEIFKELMHSSCDAVYCGGSQLNMRMIRKGYNLSREELREAVFLAREADKNIYITVNSLLDENELAEAEEYLIFLEEIGPDAIIIQDTAILSLINRLKLSIPLHASVMMNVHNTEMINVLEAHGIKRVVLSREMPLSEVKAIAKQTNVELEYFTHGDMCVAHGSLCYYSSYLFGMSSNRGRCLKPCRWPYTQPTQPQGASGHPFPLAVKDMNLYAHLWELLDAGVVSFKIEGRMRSKEFITGLVDTYGRAFDAFLADPLGQMRPESSAVEPFKKRDFSTGYAFGVPGLENINTRGEGTGDFYSTKKMFSTPTKEREVDAVQTEKLRARLLEIQRTLKPSPGQPGLSVRVNSIEQGRRVLKSGSGIRRIYLSSEPFAPVMPFTLSELDGFQKECRKSDITLFLAFPRMVTDSQFSLFRAYLAQKPSVDGFLLSNLGLFRLFEGEEYQLTCDSSMNIYNPQAAAFYEEAGAKGWTSSIELPAPSLIRLPTLAAAAGCTGEAELIYHGLPDVMYLDHDVSGRKADSWFLETEAGRLQIKRDYWNHYHLLPVKELTLMPLTDIFMKSGYDLLRLELQAYGPEETSSIMKAALTCMDHPEKGDLVLESLQAQSKGCTYGAYQY; this is translated from the coding sequence ATGAGCAGAGTGTATAACAACAAACAGATAGAGCTCCTTGCACCGGCCGGAACCTTCGAGATTTTCAAAGAACTCATGCACTCTTCCTGCGATGCCGTCTATTGCGGAGGAAGTCAACTGAATATGAGAATGATACGGAAGGGCTACAACCTTTCCAGGGAAGAATTAAGAGAGGCCGTCTTTTTAGCACGGGAAGCCGATAAAAACATATACATCACGGTAAACAGCTTACTTGATGAAAACGAATTGGCCGAGGCAGAAGAATATCTGATTTTTCTGGAAGAGATCGGCCCCGATGCCATTATCATTCAGGACACGGCGATTCTCTCGCTTATCAATCGCTTGAAGCTTAGCATACCACTCCATGCATCGGTGATGATGAATGTCCACAACACCGAAATGATCAATGTTCTTGAAGCACACGGCATCAAACGGGTTGTTCTCTCCCGTGAGATGCCGCTCTCCGAGGTTAAGGCCATTGCCAAGCAGACAAATGTGGAACTCGAATATTTTACCCACGGAGATATGTGTGTTGCACATGGCTCACTGTGCTACTACAGCTCCTATCTCTTCGGTATGTCGAGTAACAGGGGCCGTTGTCTCAAGCCTTGTCGATGGCCCTATACACAGCCTACACAGCCGCAAGGCGCCTCCGGCCATCCCTTCCCTCTTGCGGTTAAGGATATGAACCTCTACGCCCACCTGTGGGAGCTTTTGGATGCCGGAGTCGTATCCTTTAAAATAGAAGGAAGGATGCGTTCAAAGGAGTTCATTACGGGGCTCGTTGATACCTACGGCAGGGCCTTTGATGCATTTCTTGCCGATCCCCTTGGGCAGATGCGGCCGGAAAGCTCCGCTGTCGAGCCCTTCAAAAAGCGGGATTTTTCCACAGGCTATGCATTTGGGGTTCCGGGCCTGGAGAATATCAATACAAGGGGAGAAGGCACAGGAGATTTCTACTCTACAAAAAAGATGTTCAGTACCCCGACAAAGGAGCGGGAGGTAGATGCGGTACAAACCGAAAAACTCCGTGCACGGCTCCTCGAAATACAGAGGACTCTAAAGCCCTCCCCAGGGCAGCCGGGTCTATCGGTGCGGGTCAATTCTATCGAACAGGGACGACGTGTTCTCAAATCGGGGAGCGGGATAAGGAGGATCTACCTCTCGAGCGAGCCCTTTGCACCGGTGATGCCCTTTACCCTATCCGAACTTGACGGCTTTCAAAAGGAGTGCAGAAAGAGTGATATCACGCTTTTTCTTGCCTTTCCCAGAATGGTAACAGATAGCCAGTTCTCTCTTTTCAGAGCCTATCTTGCCCAAAAACCTTCGGTCGATGGTTTTCTTTTGAGCAATCTTGGGCTTTTTCGCCTTTTTGAAGGAGAAGAGTATCAATTAACCTGTGACAGCTCGATGAATATATACAACCCACAGGCTGCCGCCTTTTATGAGGAAGCGGGAGCGAAGGGCTGGACCTCTTCGATAGAGCTTCCCGCCCCTTCCCTGATACGCTTGCCGACCCTGGCTGCCGCAGCGGGTTGCACAGGTGAGGCCGAACTTATCTATCATGGATTACCCGACGTCATGTATCTTGATCATGACGTTAGCGGTCGTAAAGCAGACTCATGGTTCTTGGAGACAGAGGCCGGAAGACTCCAGATCAAGAGAGATTACTGGAACCATTATCACCTGTTACCGGTAAAGGAGCTCACGCTGATGCCCCTTACGGATATCTTCATGAAGTCGGGATACGACCTGCTGAGGCTGGAGTTGCAGGCCTATGGGCCGGAAGAGACAAGCAGTATCATGAAAGCAGCCCTCACCTGTATGGATCATCCTGAAAAGGGAGATCTCGTTCTCGAATCATTACAAGCTCAATCGAAAGGATGTACCTATGGCGCATATCAATACTGA
- a CDS encoding ABC transporter permease — protein sequence MKERKATSASKVSPLKRVKLLISEYPVPTLFIIISILAIPASGFSAGYLIQELITRLVRNSFLVLSLIIPIMAGMGLNFGMTLGAMAGQIALIFVTDWNIIGLNGLFLAMILSIPMSLLFGYATGQILNKAKGREMVTSFILAFFANGIYQLIVLYGMGSVIRIGSNALVLSRGYGIRNAVNLINVRQVMDNLIPLKIFGINIPLATFMFITLLCLFILWFKKTKLGQDMRAIGQDMAVADAAGIAVEKTRITAIIISTVLAGIGQIIYLQNIGTMNTYNSHEQIGMFSIAAILIGGATVSKAKIGNVFLGVILFHLMFIVSPMAGKNLIGSAMLGEYFRVFISYGVISIALVLHAWKRLKEQERARAGAGLQGGDSPTEEAEA from the coding sequence ATGAAAGAAAGAAAAGCAACAAGTGCCTCCAAGGTCTCTCCCCTCAAACGGGTTAAGCTTCTCATTTCCGAATATCCGGTTCCCACACTCTTTATCATCATCAGTATACTGGCCATTCCGGCTTCAGGATTCTCCGCAGGATATCTTATCCAGGAACTGATAACCAGACTGGTTCGTAACAGCTTCCTCGTTTTAAGCCTGATCATTCCCATTATGGCCGGTATGGGGCTCAATTTTGGGATGACCCTCGGGGCAATGGCAGGCCAGATCGCCCTGATCTTCGTCACGGACTGGAACATCATCGGCCTAAACGGACTTTTCCTGGCTATGATTCTCTCGATCCCCATGTCCCTTCTCTTCGGTTATGCCACGGGACAAATACTGAACAAGGCAAAGGGGCGAGAGATGGTCACCAGTTTCATTCTTGCTTTCTTTGCAAACGGCATTTATCAGCTGATCGTCCTCTACGGTATGGGAAGTGTTATTAGGATCGGAAGTAATGCCTTAGTACTCAGCAGGGGCTACGGTATCAGAAATGCTGTAAACCTGATCAATGTGCGGCAGGTGATGGATAATCTCATTCCCCTTAAGATATTCGGCATTAATATTCCGCTTGCAACCTTCATGTTTATAACCCTGCTTTGTCTTTTCATCCTCTGGTTCAAGAAGACAAAACTTGGCCAGGACATGAGGGCCATCGGCCAGGATATGGCCGTGGCCGATGCCGCGGGAATCGCCGTGGAAAAGACGAGAATTACCGCCATTATCATCTCAACGGTATTGGCAGGGATCGGGCAGATCATTTATCTGCAAAACATCGGGACCATGAATACCTATAACAGCCATGAGCAGATCGGCATGTTTTCTATCGCAGCCATTCTTATCGGTGGGGCAACGGTGAGCAAAGCGAAGATCGGAAACGTCTTTCTCGGCGTTATTCTCTTCCACCTGATGTTCATCGTCAGTCCCATGGCAGGCAAGAACCTCATCGGTTCCGCAATGCTCGGTGAGTACTTCAGGGTATTTATCTCTTACGGTGTCATCTCCATAGCCCTGGTACTGCACGCATGGAAACGGCTAAAAGAGCAGGAACGGGCAAGGGCAGGCGCAGGCCTACAAGGAGGCGACAGTCCTACAGAGGAGGCAGAAGCGTGA
- a CDS encoding sensor histidine kinase, with protein MKQQRFIIPILTTAVALILALGSFGSLIRQSIRHDRLLVESEVGKIASFLTEQMLTSSVSDPPPLPDHVRGFALYGSNGHAVIGRGTYPSKLDTTRFISSPHGRTSGIPQERWIREKQGSLLLLRALGGAGMNGAGNLQGRGARVGMQSQGRLFLYLDYDTGAFLFQSRARVFLLLFGALLFIGASASSWIFYRRVRSYERELEEKKILTELGSAARTLTHELKNPLAVISMQEKILRRQFGKDKDLTASLDIIGEETERISDMIDRVRLLLKQPKGRPEPIELVPLLEERSQRLPFPVTIHDNTQARSPRIFCDKTLFVSAVENILRNGREAQGSDTPPLSVDISLLRNSVVISFADAGKGIPYDDKEKIFHPFFTTKQNGFGVGLSLVKSFAENAGGSIECRNKEAGGTIFRLTFPLYQKG; from the coding sequence ATGAAACAGCAACGATTTATCATACCGATACTAACCACCGCTGTCGCCCTGATCTTGGCACTTGGAAGCTTTGGCTCTCTCATTAGACAAAGCATACGCCACGACAGGCTTTTGGTAGAATCAGAGGTCGGAAAAATCGCTTCTTTTCTGACGGAACAGATGCTCACCTCATCGGTATCCGACCCACCGCCCCTTCCTGATCATGTGAGGGGGTTCGCCCTATACGGGAGCAACGGCCATGCAGTGATCGGCAGGGGGACATATCCATCCAAATTGGATACAACACGCTTCATCTCTTCCCCCCACGGAAGGACGAGCGGAATACCGCAGGAGAGGTGGATACGAGAAAAACAGGGATCCCTTCTGCTCCTCCGGGCCCTGGGGGGAGCAGGTATGAACGGGGCAGGCAATCTCCAGGGGCGGGGGGCAAGAGTCGGCATGCAATCGCAGGGGCGTCTGTTCCTTTATTTGGATTACGACACCGGAGCCTTTCTCTTCCAATCCAGGGCGCGTGTGTTTTTGCTTCTCTTCGGGGCCCTGCTTTTTATCGGCGCATCTGCAAGCAGCTGGATTTTCTATCGAAGAGTACGTTCCTATGAACGGGAACTCGAAGAGAAAAAGATCCTCACCGAACTAGGGTCTGCGGCAAGGACCTTGACTCACGAACTGAAAAACCCCCTTGCGGTCATCAGCATGCAGGAAAAGATCCTTCGCCGTCAGTTCGGCAAGGATAAGGACCTCACCGCCTCCCTCGATATCATCGGAGAGGAGACCGAACGAATTTCCGATATGATCGATCGAGTGCGTCTGCTTCTCAAGCAGCCGAAAGGCAGGCCGGAACCGATAGAGCTCGTTCCCCTACTTGAGGAACGTTCACAAAGGCTGCCCTTTCCCGTTACAATCCATGACAATACACAAGCCAGGTCACCCAGGATATTTTGCGACAAAACCCTTTTTGTTTCTGCCGTAGAGAATATCCTCAGAAACGGCAGGGAGGCTCAAGGCAGTGACACGCCCCCTCTTAGCGTCGACATATCGCTTCTTCGCAACAGTGTCGTGATCTCCTTTGCAGACGCTGGGAAAGGGATTCCCTACGACGATAAAGAGAAAATTTTCCATCCCTTTTTCACCACCAAGCAAAACGGCTTCGGAGTGGGATTATCGTTGGTAAAGAGCTTCGCGGAAAACGCAGGGGGATCGATAGAATGCCGGAATAAAGAGGCGGGCGGGACCATCTTTCGTCTCACATTTCCCCTGTACCAGAAAGGATAA